The following proteins are encoded in a genomic region of Prochlorococcus marinus XMU1408:
- a CDS encoding pilus assembly protein, with protein MNKYLFNYSESIILSLCEEVEYIKNRTNNINNSIKTCQNKILLTRLKKELNKLNINRLKILNIAENMFKRNCNELSIEFLLEVTKRSNSFQEI; from the coding sequence ATGAATAAATATCTTTTCAACTATTCAGAATCTATTATTCTTTCACTTTGCGAAGAAGTGGAATACATTAAAAATAGAACAAATAATATCAATAACTCAATTAAAACTTGTCAAAACAAAATTTTATTAACTAGGTTAAAGAAAGAGCTTAATAAATTAAACATTAATAGATTAAAAATATTAAATATTGCAGAAAATATGTTTAAAAGAAACTGTAATGAATTATCTATAGAGTTTTTATTAGAAGTTACTAAAAGATCAAATTCTTTCCAAGAAATTTGA